A genomic segment from Pseudosulfitobacter sp. DSM 107133 encodes:
- a CDS encoding 2'-deoxycytidine 5'-triphosphate deaminase, whose amino-acid sequence MTGVIPNQQIEQMIAQGALSGDPAIIPAQIQPASLDLRLGTVAYRVRASFLAGHGAKVSDRLGEFEMHRVDLSNGAVLEKGAVYVVPLMESLALPDGIQAVANAKSSTGRLDLLTRLITDGGTEFDRIAPGYTGPLYAEICPRSFSVLVRPGMRLNQIRFRDGQAVLNDDALRALHADQVLVDGEAMIDDGLGFSVDLRPASGTLVGYRAKPHTGVIDLDKIGHYDPAEYWEEVHSATGQIILDPGAFYILVSREAVHIPPDCAAEMAPYLAMVGEFRVHYAGFFDPGFGHDAAGGAGSRGVLEVRCHEAPFVLEHAQIVGRLVYEKMAEVPTQLYGAGIASNYQGQGLKLSKHFKTP is encoded by the coding sequence ATGACCGGCGTGATTCCCAACCAGCAGATTGAACAGATGATTGCGCAGGGTGCCCTGTCGGGCGATCCCGCGATCATTCCCGCCCAAATCCAGCCTGCCAGCCTTGACCTGCGTCTTGGCACTGTCGCCTACCGCGTGCGGGCCTCTTTCCTTGCGGGCCACGGCGCAAAGGTTTCCGACCGGCTGGGCGAATTCGAGATGCATCGCGTTGACCTGTCGAACGGCGCGGTTCTGGAAAAGGGCGCGGTTTATGTCGTCCCCCTGATGGAATCACTGGCCCTGCCCGACGGCATTCAGGCCGTGGCCAATGCAAAATCCTCCACGGGCCGTCTGGACCTGCTGACCCGTCTTATCACCGATGGCGGCACCGAATTCGACCGCATCGCGCCCGGCTACACCGGCCCGCTTTACGCCGAGATTTGCCCGCGTTCGTTCTCTGTCCTCGTCCGCCCCGGTATGCGGCTGAACCAGATCCGGTTCCGCGACGGTCAGGCCGTGCTGAACGACGACGCCCTGCGCGCCCTGCACGCCGATCAGGTGCTGGTGGACGGCGAAGCAATGATCGACGACGGTCTGGGCTTTTCCGTCGATCTGCGCCCTGCAAGCGGCACGCTGGTGGGCTATCGTGCCAAACCGCACACCGGCGTGATTGATCTGGACAAGATCGGCCACTACGACCCCGCCGAATATTGGGAAGAGGTGCACAGCGCCACCGGCCAGATCATTCTGGACCCCGGCGCGTTCTACATTCTGGTCAGCCGCGAAGCGGTGCACATCCCGCCTGATTGCGCCGCCGAAATGGCCCCCTATCTGGCGATGGTGGGTGAATTCCGTGTGCACTACGCGGGTTTCTTCGATCCCGGCTTTGGCCATGACGCCGCAGGCGGCGCCGGTTCGCGCGGCGTGCTCGAAGTGCGCTGTCACGAAGCGCCCTTTGTGCTGGAACACGCGCAGATCGTCGGGCGACTGGTCTATGAGAAAATGGCCGAAGTGCCTACGCAGCTTTACGGTGCGGGCATTGCGTCAAACTATCAGGGTCAGGGTCTGAAGCTGTCGAAACATTTCAAAACGCCCTGA
- a CDS encoding ScpA family protein, whose translation MAENLFEEDKVSVSERLAAEALIVDVDGFEGPLDLLLTLSRTQKVDLRKVSVLQLARQYLAFVEKAKALRLELAADYLVMAAWLAFLKSRLLLPPDPTEEGPSGEELAAHLAFQLERLQAMRDAAARLMARDQLGRDFFARGQSEMVTRVRKVTYSATLLDLMQGYARIRTRDDFRPFVMDRDSVFTMEQALERMRGLIGYAGDWTEISSYLPDGWDGDPVRRRSATAATFAASLELVKEGHLEIRQSEMFAPIQLRKKD comes from the coding sequence ATGGCTGAAAATCTGTTCGAAGAAGACAAGGTCAGCGTCAGCGAACGGCTTGCAGCCGAGGCGCTGATTGTGGATGTCGACGGCTTTGAAGGGCCGCTGGACCTCTTGCTGACACTCAGCCGTACGCAAAAGGTCGATCTGCGCAAGGTCAGCGTGTTGCAGCTGGCCCGCCAGTATCTGGCCTTTGTGGAAAAGGCCAAGGCGCTGCGGCTGGAACTGGCTGCCGACTATCTGGTGATGGCCGCCTGGCTGGCCTTTCTGAAATCCCGTTTGCTGTTGCCGCCCGATCCCACCGAAGAGGGGCCATCGGGCGAGGAACTGGCCGCACACCTGGCGTTTCAGCTGGAGCGGTTGCAGGCCATGCGCGATGCCGCCGCACGGTTGATGGCGCGCGACCAGCTGGGCCGCGATTTCTTTGCGCGGGGGCAGTCGGAAATGGTGACGCGCGTGCGCAAGGTCACCTATTCGGCCACGCTGCTGGACCTGATGCAGGGCTATGCCCGTATCCGCACCCGCGACGATTTCCGCCCCTTTGTGATGGACCGCGACTCGGTTTTCACGATGGAGCAGGCGCTGGAGCGGATGCGTGGGCTGATCGGCTATGCGGGCGACTGGACCGAGATTTCCTCTTATCTGCCGGACGGCTGGGACGGGGATCCGGTGCGCCGACGCTCGGCCACGGCGGCGACTTTTGCGGCCTCGCTTGAACTGGTCAAGGAAGGGCATCTGGAGATCCGGCAATCGGAAATGTTCGCGCCGATCCAGTTGCGCAAGAAGGATTAA
- the scpB gene encoding SMC-Scp complex subunit ScpB — MSEDIDQKEESLFEAPPMGEQERMVEAILFATTEPITVRELEARLPHGCDPAEALVHLRKRYEGRGVSVTRVGDAWAIRTAPDLGFLMQKETVETRKLSRAAIETLAIIAYHQPVTRAEIEEIRGVSVSRGTVDQLLELEWIRFGRRKMTPGRPVTFVVTQNFLDHFGLESARDLPGLKELRAAGLLENRPPPGGDVLRDDDEDESTEGQSELFED; from the coding sequence TTGTCGGAAGATATTGACCAGAAAGAAGAAAGCCTGTTCGAAGCACCCCCCATGGGTGAACAGGAACGCATGGTTGAAGCGATCCTGTTTGCCACCACCGAGCCGATCACCGTGCGCGAGCTTGAGGCGCGACTGCCCCACGGCTGCGACCCTGCCGAGGCGCTGGTGCATTTGCGCAAACGCTACGAGGGGCGCGGGGTCAGCGTGACGCGGGTGGGCGACGCCTGGGCCATACGCACGGCCCCCGATCTGGGCTTTCTGATGCAAAAGGAAACCGTCGAAACCCGCAAGCTGAGCCGTGCCGCCATCGAAACCCTTGCGATCATCGCCTATCACCAGCCCGTCACCCGCGCCGAGATCGAGGAAATCCGCGGTGTCAGCGTCAGCCGTGGCACGGTGGATCAATTGCTGGAACTGGAATGGATTCGTTTCGGGCGTCGCAAGATGACACCGGGGCGGCCCGTGACATTCGTGGTGACGCAGAATTTCCTGGACCACTTTGGATTGGAAAGCGCGCGCGATCTGCCGGGGCTGAAAGAACTGCGTGCTGCGGGCCTGTTGGAAAACCGCCCGCCGCCCGGTGGCGACGTGCTGCGTGACGATGACGAGGACGAAAGCACCGAGGGTCAAAGCGAACTTTTCGAGGACTGA